One genomic segment of Mytilus trossulus isolate FHL-02 chromosome 4, PNRI_Mtr1.1.1.hap1, whole genome shotgun sequence includes these proteins:
- the LOC134715706 gene encoding uncharacterized protein LOC134715706: MNLRKTKLYKTVVSGSPDAVMKSLWEYLKSGKDVNLRDEETSGTLLHLLVEYGERFCEPDTIQAIYMMVCKDIEIDALDNKGETALHKVMRKKGTYRIMMAIIRCGADTRILNLDGKTAEDVLLQEKPEGWQEMQHWYNKYKPGLWAALDQSNPDRHVVERLLKNWCRLTCVKNGNIVSIKSLVRDDIHKRDLLEMIERYENPNEMALALSAGFGFIVKGWVKADAELLKSVDVNTRDFSYQYAYPEYPETPRPLLASAWESNNFDAVDVLMSMKPDTRVLWTYEGSSKNPPKPVFFQLLCGNTVPKDEKVVMRVLEGSDLSARDYDGNTILHTAVIYDASENIFKNLMSLGADIAARDSKGRTPRDVAVKLNKSVYVVAIDEFIVKLVKDKKFNEVEKLILHNYDHLSDITDSSKRTIVDIAKRSSSRQIYEVINLTTAIHAYIKRIFTAVDDGLIEDAKKLLSCKKYSNVRDKCGRTLLHRCIMKEKSDMLTYLLEVCSQHINIGDNLDRTPLHYAYLFMPQNDVIEKLVKAGAMKDRHDPKGRKAADYALDAIGTQTHSALKKDVRDFDLNIYLAERDFDETVKDAIKKGDLKSVKSLISGVQSYNTDLSRFSYLLFDCMDNKDTDIAKYLIGIGFKSEIWKEYTKCDPNDDMCAMMECGHGPTSLKERAMEMKCEDFVSFLERRQMNGTVKSENQNGDVNILSCGY; this comes from the exons ATGAATctcagaaaaacaaaattatacaaaacagTAGTTTCAGGCAGTCCTGATGCCGTTATGAAATCCCTATGGGAATATCTAAAAAGCGGAAAAGATGTCAATCTTCGTGACGAAGAAACATCAGGAACCTTACTTCATTTACTTGTTGAATATGGTGAAAGATTCTGTGAACCAGATACTATCCAAGCTATTTATATGATGGTTTGTAAGGATATAGAGATAGATGCTCTTGACAACAAAGGAGAAACTGCTCTACACAAAGTCATGAGAAAAAAGGGTACCTACAGGATCATGATGGCTATAATCAG ATGCGGGGCTGATACAAGAATATTAAATCTTGATGGCAAGACTGCCGAAGATGTGCTTCTTCAAGAAAAACCAGAAGGTTGGCAGGAAATGCAGCACTGGTATAACAAATATAAGCCAG gcTTATGGGCAGCCTTAGATCAATCAAATCCAGACAGACATGTCGTGGAGCGTCTTCTGAAAAACTGGTGTAGACTGACGTGTGTGAAGAATGGCAATATAGTCAGCATCAAGTCTCTGGTTCGAGACGACATCCACAAGCGTGACCTGTTAGAAATGATAGAAAGATATGAAAATCCCAATGAAATGGCTTTAGCCTTGTCGGCCGGGTTTGGATTTATTGTTAAAGGATGGGTGAAGGCAG ATGCAGAACTCTTAAAGAGTGTAGATGTCAACACCagagatttttcatatcaatatgCCTACCCTGAATACCCAGAGACTCCACGACCATTACTGGCTTCAGCTTGggaatcaaataattttgatgcAGTGGATGTCCTCATGAGTATGAAACCTGATACTCGTGTATTGTGGACTTATGAAGGATCGTCGAAGAATCCACCGAAGCCTGTTTTCTTTCag CTTTTATGTGGAAATACTGTGCCTAAGGATGAGAAGGTTGTAATGCGAGTCCTCGAAGGATCAGATCTTTCTGCTCGGGATTACGATGGCAATACAATtttacacactgcagttatttaTGATGCATCTGAAAATATCTTCAAGAATCTCATGTCACTAGGTGCCGATATCGCAGCACGTGACAGCAAAGGAAGAACACCACGTGACGTGGCTGTGAAATTGAACAAATCTGTGTATGTGGTTGCAATTGACGAATTTATTGTTAAACTAGTCAAGGATAAAAAATTCAATGAAGTGGAAAAACTAATATTACATAATTATGACCATTTATCGGATATTACAGACAGTTCTAAACGGACAATAGTTGATATTGCCAAAAGGTCCAGTAGTCGTCAGATTTATGAAGTAATTAATCTCACAACTGCAATTCAT GCATACATTAAAAGAATCTTCACAGCTGTAGACGATGGATTAATAGAGGATGCAAAGAAATTACTGtcatgtaaaaaatattcaaatgtcCGAGATAAATGTGGACGAACGTTGTTACATCGATGTATAATGAAGGAGAAGAGTGATATGCTGACGTATTTATTGGAAGTCTGTTCTCAGCATATAAACATAGGCGATAAT CTGGACAGAACCCCACTTCACTACGCATATCTTTTTATGCCACAGAATGATGTTATTGAAAAGTTAGTAAAGGCTGGTGCAATGAAGGATAGACATGATCCG AAAGGAAGAAAAGCAGCAGACTACGCATTAGATGCAATTGGAACCCAAACCCATTCTGCTCTGAAGAAAGATGTCCGAGATTTTGACCTGAATATATACCTTGCAGAACGTGATTTTGATGAAACAGTGAAAGACGCAATTAAG aaagGAGACCTAAAATCAGTAAAAAGTTTGATCTCAGGTGTTCAAAGTTACAATACGGATCTGTCCAGGTTTAGTTATCTGTTGTTTGACTGTATGGACAACAAAGACACAGATATTGCTAAATACCTTATAGGAATAGGATTCAAGTCAGAAATCTGGAAAGAG